GCCGATACCCTCAACACGAGCAAGAGGGCCGGCGGGTCCAAAGCCGATACCCGTGATACCTACGCTTGGGCCAACGCCACCGACCACGGTTGAGGGGCATACATTGGGCCCAACACCACCAACAAGCGAGGCACCAAGGGACGGATCGGTGCTAGGGCCGACGCCACCGACCCCGGTTCATGAGCCGGCGCTAGGACCAACACCCCCGACGCCCAACCGAGGGGCCAGCACTTGGGTCAACAACCCTAACCGAGGGGCCTGCACTCGGGTCGACTCCTCCGACCTCAATTGATGAGCCGGCGCTAGGGCCGACACCTCCGACCCCAACCGAGGGGTTTGCACTCAAGCCTACTCCACCAACCCCACCCGAGGGGCTCGCATTGGGGCCGACACCGCCAATAGATGAGCCAGCACTTGGGCCGACACCACCGACCCCGACCGAGGGGCCGGCACCGGGGCAAACACCGCCAATAGATGAGCCGGCACCCGGGCCGATGCCATTAACCCCAATTGAGGGGCCGACACCATCGAGAGAGGATCCGATGCCGGGTCCAACAGCAACATTGCAAGTAGAGGAACCAACACCGGGGCCAAACCCGGAACTAGCCAAGTGAATTCTCTCCCTATTATCGCTATACAGTCCTTTATATCATTtgctagaatttttaatttttgccatAGTCTTACCGGATTCAGATTTAGCTTcgatcttttttctgttttgtctaATTTTAGagtaataaaagaaattgcttttatttatttatttatttatttttggaaaaagggGTGGGGGTTGTTTCAGGAGCATTAGAAGACTTGGTTAAATATTTTGGACAGGATGCCTCGGTCTCcaatgaaaatataaatgaaGACAATTGTCCGATCGATCGCCTCGGAAAATATAATTAGATTATTGTTCACCTTGGGCAAGTTTGCAACATCTATTTAATTAACATAGATGAAAAACTTAGGAAGTAGGATCACCGGGGCTCAAGTCCACAAAGGCGTGCTCGGGCTTAGGTCCCCAGTCCCCCTGTCCGGATCCCTCGACCCATGAGTCGGGTCTATTGAGGTAGAGGCCGAGAAACCTAGTACCCGTGCCCATGCCCATGCCCGAGTCCCTAGTACCCAGGTCGAGGTCCATCGAGGGTGGACTCGGACTTGGTTATCCGGTTGCTCATACCCAAGTCACTAGTGTCCGAATAATATATGCGTgtttaggaaaatcaaataaaatttatCTCCAAAcagcataaaatattttcctaatctttttcatatttcagccaAACTCCGACAATTATTGctattttcatcaaaaataaATGTTTGGAATATATTTTCTGATAATTATaacattttccatgaaataaatGGAATCTATAAAAATGAAGGAtagcaataaaaataaaatattttacttATAAGTGAGATCTATAATAGGGATGTGCGGTTCTAAATCTTGTGCGGGTTTCACTTGGAACCTAGGTGAAATAAGTTCCTAAAACCTCCCTTGGAACCACAAGTTTGTAAAACCTccattttcacattttcaaGTCTTGTTCTGAGGTTTATATACAAATAAAACATTGGATGCCATGGAATTTTCAATTGCAATGAATCATCATATTTAATAACTGCCACTTGCTGCCACAGTCTGCATAGTTTTAGGAACCATGCTTACTTGCTTTTATGTTCTTTTGTTCTcgggaatagaaaaagaacaaaattttttttgtgtatgtcggttaatttttctattcccttTTCCATATTGGTTTAGTGGTcaagaaatagatttggaatagaaataataAGTCTCTTTTGatctcaagaacaaaaaaagaaataaggttATCTTAGAGAAACAAGCTCGGCGTCATCTAATGTGACTAATTATCAAGGGCGTCCAACGGCCAACGACCTAATATCGGTGGGCAATGGTGACTCCTAGCAACTATCGGTGGTAGCCACCGATGAGATTTACTTTATAAacctaacccatttatgacccatttaaaactCTTTTAAGACCTATTAACTTGTTAAGTAACACGTTTATGACCTACTTAAGCTTGTTTAAAATTCAAGGCAACCCATTTTTGGCTCATGTCATtaaatataggttaaaatatgagttttagACTCATTTTGCTACCTCTACTAGCTATCCTCCCTGACATGGGCGATGGCCGCCCTCTTTGGCCTCAAACTAGGCTCGCCCTCACCGATCTGCACAAGAAGTGGCtgggaattttcaaatttcatgcATGATTTGACTAAAATCACTTTCTTGCTTGGCGAATCTCCGATCtggattttcatctttatcttcTTATAGAGAAATGTGAGTTAATGTCAATTGCGATTGATGTTATATTGGTCCAGTAGAGCCGTGCTTACTACTCTGTCACGTCCTAGTGTGATGAAAAATCAATATGCTTGTTGTTGTCGAAATTAATCTTGCTGGAGTATGAATTTAGCTCAGTGCTCTCCTATATGTCTATTTCTTTGTTTACTCTACCACTTTCTGTTTTACTAAATTGGAGACATCCTTTAAAatcatcttcaaattttgttTTCTGAGGTCATTTTAAAATATCTTGATCAGTTAAGTCGTTACAAAAGTCCAATTTTATCCCAACATAAATTGTTAAGTCTCCATTGACATTtgtataattaaataaaaaagttgaaaataaaaatctatgACCTATATCAGTTCCGACCATTAGTAGTGCATAAACAAttccatatttaatcaaatcatggaaAACTTGTTTCGTGTAATTTATTACTGAAATACTTCTATGCAAGACAAATctagtgaacaatttttatgatttttttttaaaatttgattttatttatatattttttttttatttttcttttcttttacgaaATCCAACGAGGGCCAATCGACCCTTGCTAGATATGCCGAGTGCTGCAACGCCCGGCCTAGTGGCTGTCTacgagggccacgaccctcgccCGTTGCTAGCGAGGGGTTTGCGGTCCTCGCACACGACCGGCGAGGGTTGGTTGGCAACTCTCATTGGACTTCgtaggaaagaaaattaaaattaaaaaatcagaaattacaaaaaaattataaatataaaaattgttcaagagCATGATATCTCATTAATGAGTTGGCTCAACTAATAATCTTTATAAGCTAAATATTTTCTATGGGTGATAAAATATTTGGTAATTATTCCTTGCCAACTCATGTCTAAGCCACTCCACTATTTGATTGACACGTGTCATATCGGGGGCGGAGGCCACATTTCACAATTTTcagaagttcatttttcactcaCCTTTACTTTTCCCCAAACACCTCTCGTCTGCATCTCCACATCCTTAACAAAATCGCTAGcctagggtgcgcatgaaatcacttctctccaagaaatgaacttctgatcagaaattgatttctctacttctcctcaaaagtagaagttgatttttctacttctactctagattgacttctgatcagaaaaatttgtttggtaacggttgaaaatttcgatttttgaaacattattaccAAAATTTTCGGTGGCGATGGTTGACGGCGGCGGCAGTGGTCGGTGGCGGAGGTGGTGGGCGGCCGTGGCGATGGTCTACGGTTAGCGGCGGCGGGGGTTGGTGGCCGGCGGCGGTGGGCAGCGGGGGGCAGCGGTCGGGCGGTGGTGGGCAGCCGTTGGCGGAGGTcgcggtggtggtgggtggctGGCCGGGCGGTGGTCACGGCGGTGATGGGCGTTGGCGGTCACGGGGGTGGTGGGCGGCCGTCGGCGGTCGGCGAAGGCGGGtctggtccaagaagtgattctgaagccgagaagttaaaattttttacttctcaaaattggtcgaaaatcttgtcagaagtaaaaaatcttgccagaagtgaaaaatcctaccagaagtcaattttttgctaaacggatttctacttcgatcatatttttatcaaatacatttctctggcaaagaaatagaaattctgAAGTGATTTCATGTGCACCCCTAGTCGCAGCTGAAGTGGCCTCACGCCCGTCTGCGGCCGACGGCGAGGGAGCCGCTGGCTGTGCTGCTAAGATCGCGGGCAGCGGCGAGGCGGAGGCGGGGGTCAAGCTCTCTGCTCTCGAGCTCCCCTTCTTGAACTCTCCCTattctctgtttttctctcgGTTTCAACCTCCCACCCACAAAACAGAATtctgccttttcctttctcggTTAATCGGCCAAAAATGAGCTCCTCCCGTTTCTCTCGctgccctcttcttctttttcacagTAGAGAACCTCCCACTGAGCTTGATAGAGGGGAGCTCGTTCAAAAAGAAAACGAACAGCTATCCACTTTGGGGACTTTGAGCAAGCCTCTCACCTATCACCACCACCACTTGACTTGTTGTGGTTTGCCGTCGCTTGCCCCGCCCCATTCCGCCTACGCAGCACCACCTCCGTCCTAGCGCCAGGGACGTCGCTCTGCGCCAACAACTGCGGCTTCTTCAGCAACCTGACCGCCCAGAACCTCCGCTCTAAATGCTATCGCGACCTCCAGCTCAAGGAGCGGCGATCTTGAACGTGAAGCATGTCCTCAACCAGACCTTGACCCCTGCCTCCGCCTGTGGCCTTGCCGCCACCGTGTCCTCGCCGCATGCAATCTCAGCGGCTCAGCCCGCTGCTTCCTCTCCGCTGGCCGCAGACGAGTGCTAGGCTGCTTCAGCCGGGACTCGTCTGGCGGTTTTCTTGAGGATGTGAGGATGAAGGCGAGTGGTatttaaggaaaagaaaaggtgagtgaaaaaataaattctgaACAATCTGAAATGTGGTCCCCATATGACACGCGTCGACTAATTAGTGGAGTGGATTAGAGATGAGTTGGCAAGGAAGgactacctaatattttctatGGGGTTAAAGAAAACTCATTTACAATCCACATGCTATAAGAGAGTTTTACAACTCACACCTATTAATTATCCATTCATTAAAACTTGACTAATTTATATTGAATATGGGTTTTCTACCCATTTAAACACCTCTACCACGGACAGGACATGTCCACCCTGTCGCAAGCTCATGTGGGCGTGGGCTTATAGACGTCGAAAGCTGGAGTCTTGGGACGCAAGGCATCATCATCCTCGCGGTTCTTTTTGTACCCCCATCAACCGACTACACCTTGGGTTTGAGGGTGCAAAAGCGGAGTCCAGAGCAGTGTCACGGTTGCCACATTGGGACAACATGCGGAACGTGTGGCCGTCCAAAAGGGCGTCCTTAGAACAGGCTCCTCTTGGGGCCGCCCATCTCTCCCACGGGGAGACGGGGGTCGACTCTTAGCCGGAGTCTTTCTCCCCTCCGGTCTCCATGGTGCGGTACACACCCCTTGTACATGGTCACAACCCTGCAGGGCAAGATCAGTGGGCAAGGAGCCAAGGGGAGAATGGTAGAGGATGGAGGAGAAGGCCAGCCCGGGGGTGTGTGGGTGTGGGGGGGTGGTGTGTGTTGTAGGCCGGACAAGAAGATATCCGCAGGGGCAATTCCACGGAGGAGAGGTGGCCGGGTCGTCGTGGAAGAGCCAACTGCGCTGCGACGAGCTGATCAAGTGTCTGCTCTGTTCTTAAATCCCTCCGACAATTCTAGGCAAACTGATGGCAGCTGCTCCTTACCCTTCACCCAATGACTATTGACATGTCTCTATAGCCTACCAAAACCATGCTTGAGTTTTACATTTGCAGACCCTTTTAAGTCGTCGGATCAATTATCCGAGCGTCCCTATATATACGAAGATGCCATTTTCTTTCtgccccctcctcctcctccctccccaagacaaaaaaaatcccacaatCCCCAAAAAATGCTCAAAAAGTCTAAAGCATCTAAAACCGAATCACCTAAAACCTTAAGCAACGCAAGAGGAAGTATAATCTTACTTTCATGTCTCTGAGTCCATTCATTGCAATCAAACAAGGCCCAAGGGGGTTGTTCCTGTTTCTAGGATAAAACTCCTGGTAAAAGATTTCCATTCATCACGATAATGCGGTTGAAATGCACATACGAAATATAGCTCGAAGTATACTGTGGTCCTCCACATATTCAAAGTGACAAGTCTCACTGAAAATTTCCACAAATTTCATTTCCAAAAGCAATCTAATATCTGCTCGGGGAAGTCTGAAAAACATCAAAACGTAGGGGGAAAAAGAATGTCAAAACACAGATGGAACTCTCACAACCGAGGTCGTCTGAACATCTTGCTCATGATGGTACCAAAAAAGCATGAAACTATAAAGCTAAACGATACTCATTCCATTTTGAATTCCCCCTCTGGCTAAAATGTTAATTACCCACCAAGAAAATTAACCCCGAACTGGCTCACtacttcttctcttccttctcagCCTCAGCGGCCTTCTTCATCCTCACGCCAACATGACGTTGGTTCATGCGCTCCACTCGCAGCTTGGCATATGCATTGAACGATTTCATCTGATCCGTGACCTTCACAAGTTCCACTGCTGGCTTTTCTCTTACAATGGGCAGGTAAGTTCCTTGGACTTGAGTTGCATTTGCAAGCTCTTCTGGAGTAGAATCACCAGCCTGCATGGAGAAGGAAGATGAGATGTTTTCAACGAGAACAGGGTTTCGGAAAAAAGTCAATACAATTTTTTAAGTTCTCAATTTACCTTGAATTTCCGTGCGCGTCTTGGGAAGACAACTAGTTTTGCCTTATATGTCTTTAGTCTTTGCACATTAGCTTGAAGACCTTCCAGTGAGCGATTCTTACGTCGATGATCAAGTGCAATTCCAATTGTTGGGGCTAATTTCTTTGGGATGCCTGCCGCCTGAGACATACAAAATGCGAGTTAAGCATAAGGCATGAACAAAATGCTGGAAATTGTAATAGGAAATCCTTGAAGAAAGAGCAATCAGGGGAGCCGTTTAGTTATCATCAAAATAAGGGAGAAAAAATGTAGGAATACCAAAccacaatgcaaaaaaaaaaaataaagaagataacaacaacaaaaagttaaaaacgaGAACAGAAGTCCCAAATTCTGTTTAGTTAGGTAAATGAAGCTAATCATGCAAATCTACTTGAAAGCTGCCACTTGAATAGCCGAATGCGACTTTGGCCACAGGTAGGTATATATGCCAGTAAAAGAGTACAGGGGCTTTAATAAAGCTTCTTATGCAAAATTATGGTGAAAATGATGTTAATGAGGTACAAATGGCCTATCTCCTTATGATGCTTCGTGATTTGGGATATAAAGATCTGAAAGGGGCAGTGAGCAATTTCCTAACTGACAGAATTATGAAGCAGAACAGCAAGTCAAATGATAGTCGAATGTCATCGTCACAAACTTTGAAAGGGCTGGATGGTCGCATCTATtcattttaattgtatcaacACTGAAAAATTATCTTAACAAGGTAATGAAGATTCTTCATGACAAAGGAACCATTCAAACAAGGTACTCATTGTGACTATACCTTAAGTTCTTCAAGAGAAAATCCCTTCCCAGCCCTGACCTTCATATTATACTTCACGGTTTGACCATGGACAACTGGTCGGAGTGGACCTGCTGTTGGCCTCGGGAAAATCTTCACAGCCTTCTTTTGCCGAGCTGGGCACAAAATAAAGAACATCAGAATGCTCCGAGAATAAGAATGGCAACAAATGACATCACTTCTATATAAAGGGAGTAATTCAATTACCTAAGCGTCTTCTAGCTTTTCTTGCAGGCTGGTTAAACCAGGTCTTGACGTAATTTTGCCAGTGCTTTCTGAAGTGCCCACTTGGCACAACATTGTTATGTTTAACCATGACTTACctaaaaagggggggaaaaaacaaaGCTTAGAGGGTTAAGATGGCTCTAAGATGTGGACTTTTGTTATCAGCAAAAGCTATTAGACTGTAAATACGTGACAGATAATGATCCAAAAACATTCACAAAAAGTACAGCAAATTTGTTTGTTCAGTCTGCACAATGTTAAAACTGGTTTTCAGTGCCTATTTAGAAATTCAGATAATATCATAATCACACGATCTTCCACATGGCTGACACAATAATTTCAATCCAGAATAACCATTTTCACATAAGAAAAAGACTGATATAATTAGGCATTAAACCAAACGATAGTGTGTCAAACGACatcacttttacttttgtcaacCAACAACTTATATAAGCTGAAACATGTTGAGCTCAAATCAGGATATTCTTAGATGCCTGAAATCCAGGTAAATCTCATTTAAAGTACAAGAATCATGTCCGCATTTAGAATTACGATCCCCTGAATGGGGATCGGCATTCTTAAACCTTCACATTCCCCTGCACACTAGACAACAAAATTCTACATCGCCAACAATTCTGACAAGTAGTACAATCAGATACAAATCAGAACTTGACAACCTCCTCAGCCCAAGAAAAGGATACAGTTACTTCCAACATTGCCTCGCCCACAAACCTTTCATCAATCCACACAAACAATAATTCAACAGAAGAGGTCGAGTGAAAACAAAACGCAGCATTTCCAACACACTACATTCGGCAGGGAAACAAGAACACCGTGATTCGTGAAGAGAACACCCCTCGCATCTACAACATTTAATGGCCCAATTAGATTGGCCAAAGCCGTTCACAGATTGAGCTTGATATCAGCAAAACCGATCGAACGACGCGACAAACGACCAAACTTTCAAACGATCAGGATAGAAACAGAGCAAAGCAACAGATTCGAACGCGGAATGAATCGAAGCAAATCCGACGTGAATCAACCGAAAAAGAATCGACTGAGAGATGAGTACCTGCTTCAGAGCCGACAAGTGAGCCGGGCGATCATTCGATCGACTGAGAGAAGCTTTATATCGCTTCCTATATAAAACCCTAgggctttaaaaaaaaaaaaaggtttttgggCCTGACCCGATTCTTTTAGCTGTTTTTGGACTCGGGTCGCAGGAGAAAAGTTCAAGGCCCAATTAAGATGCGGTGTAGTCCCTTTCTTTTCAGTGACATTAGGGGCGCCGGAATCAAGCATTAGCTGGCGCAGCAAAGATTTTCCCCTTTATTTGTtcggggggagagagagagagagagagagagagttaaatgTGTTTAAGAAAACATGATTGGTCTAAGATTTGGTAAATGGGAATGATTCAGACTTGAATCGTATAATTTCTTCTTCATGGATTAAATTTGAATTGTAAGATCCGTTGATATCTACATTACATAACAACCAATTAGATTTAAAAAGACCAGCAATTCGTTGATATCCATATTACATCACAACATATTAGATTTAAAAAGACCGGTGTTGTATGGTGTAGGAGAGATAATTGCTACTGAGGTCAAGGCCGGCAACGTGATCATTGAATTTGTCACATTCCAACCCTCCCAACCTCCACGAGTAGTAATCTCCGTTTTTGCCTATTGATAATTATGATTCGAGCTTCAGATAAACGCAACGAGAACTTGCTCATTTGATTCCAAGGCTCCTCTTGAGCCATATCAAGGCCGATATCTCAATGTCATGGTACATTGGATTAGTAAAACTCGTGTTTACATCAGAAAATGATAAGCTTTTATTATCGACAAGTGATAAGTTTGGTCCATTATCCAAGAGGTGGTTGAGCCGTGAAGATTATCACACCAATCTCCTTGGTTTCCATGGACAATAGGACTTTTCGCGTCATCCTCGACCATGTATATTACAACAAAAATTTATGACACTACTGATGTATGTATGGATGGAGATGTTCTCTAAGAACCTAAAGAACTAACTTTCATGAGCAAGAAGACAACATCTCATAGTAATGTACTGAAACATGCAAACAAACATAGATCAAAATCTAGCATTAAGTATCTAGCTGCATATTTTCTTGTCTGCCAGAGCTTTCCTCACCTTTTGACATCCTTTTGCCATTCTCTTGGAGTAGTGCAAGAACCACCTACTCTTCTTGTCAATGATCAAGTTCTCTAGAACAACACCAACCCAAAACCCAACTCCAACGCCAGCCAACACGATTTTCCAATCCAAGTCGAATAGAGACTCTTCTTCATTATCTACGTCAAaaagaggtggtggtggtggtggtggagcgTTATCgccatttttgcatttatttggCAGAGGACTTCCACACAACCCTTCATTCATCGCGAATGAACTGCTCCCGAATGTGTCGAATTGTGTTCCACGTGGTATTGGTCCCGACAATCGATTGTGAGAGACATTGAAAACCTCAAGAAATGTGAGGCTGGCTAGTTGTTGGGGAATCTCTCCCACGAGATTGTTCATGGAAAGATCTAGTGACTCGAGCATTGTCAGCTTTTCCAGGGAAGGAGGGATGCTACCGATGAGGAAGTTGTTTGAAAGGTTGAGCATACGAAGTGCCTTCAGATCTCCAATGAGTTCAGGAATGAAACCTTCAAACTTGTTATTGGAGAGGTCAATTGCCACAAGGTTATCTGGAATCTTCAGATATTCCCTTTTCGGTGCCCTTATTCATCAATGTTATCTCAAAAGTCATATTTGCGCGGAATGAAGCAATAGACAGATCAAGCCGTTGATAAATATTCATGTATGCCAGCTTATCTTGACCGACGATAACCTTCATGGCGCGGCTACTCTGCAACAACTTGGAAGGAAGTTTACCATTGAAGCTGTTGTtggaaaggtttaggatttgtAAACTGGTGAAGTTAAGCTGGCTTAGATGACCTTCTATGGGACCATGGAACTTATTGGACTGCAAGCCAATAACTTTTAGGTAGGCCAATTCCGACAGCCAAATTGGGAATGTATCATTAATTTCGTTGCTACCAAGATTTAAGTACTCCAGTGCTCCGCAATTTCCTAAAGATCTCGGAACAGTCCCTCCTAGTCGGTTTTCTCTGAGGTCGATCATCTTCAATGCACAACCATCGGGGTAAACACGAGGAATCATGCCGCTGAATTTATTTCTCGCGAGGTTCAAATAAATCAAAGGAGCAACACTGCCCAGACAAGGAGGAAGTGTGCCATTCAGAGCATTGTTGGACAAATCGAGCACGGCAAGAGAGCTCACTTGACAAATGGATGTTGGAACTTCCCCAGATAGGAAATTGCTGGAGATGTTGTATATCATGACTGAGGGAGGTGGGATAGGGAGGGTTGTTTCCAGCAAGTTAGAACTAACGTCAAGGTACTTCAAGTTCGGCAAAGGAAGATCGGTCTGGTTGTTTTCGAAGCCCGTTAAAAGATTGTGAGAAAGATCTATATACTGGAGAGATTCTTTGCTATTGTTCCACATCCAACTAGGAATGGTCCCTCGGATTCTGTTGTGTTGTAGGTCTAACGACGTCCAATTTGCTTAAGTAGCCTATAAACTGTGGGAACTCGGTCAAGTTGCATGAATCCAAGAATAAGTAGGCAAGCTTCGATGCAGTGGTATTGACGAATGACTTCGTGAACGATATATTGTTGAAGGACAAGTCTAACATTCTCAAGTTCTTGAGTTTGAATAGATCATTTCCATCGAGAACGCCATTGAGATTAAGGGACTCCAGccaaagaaaattcaagatcCTTCAGATTCCACAACGTGCCCGGAATATCACCATGCAAGTCGTTGCGAGAAAGGTCGAGCCAAGTCAACTGCTTCAGGTTCTCAAATGAAGATGGAAATCCACCGCTAAACAGATTATCTACCAAACAGAGAGCAAAAAAGACAAAGGAGGCGTTAGTTACACcattgaatttcaatttcattttttctctttggttAAATAATCTCGTCGTCGTCTGAACTATTacctgaaaaatgaaaaagatctATTACCTGAAATGTCCAACTTGGTAAGTTTGGTCAAGTTGACCACCCACTCCAAAGTATCACCACTCAAGTTATTGTAGCTGGGTAAGATTAGCAAAGGAAGCAGATTTGACCTGCAGTTATTACCAGTGTAGCTGGTAGTTGATTACTCAAGTATAATTTGAAGATTAGCAAATGGAAACAGGAAAGTCTCCATTCAATCCACAATATACAAGCCCAAGCGATGTCAGGGAAGAGAAATTCGCTAGCACAGGAGGGATAGGTGACAACAAGCTCACTCCAGAAAGATCAAGTTCTTTTAGCCCAGTCAAATTATGAACAAAGTTGCCCACGTTGGGCAAATGAAGTGCCTCGGAAAAAGAATCGGACAAATCGAGAGAAACTAACTCAGAGAGTTGCGAGATATCGTGAGGTATTTCACCGGAAAAGTCCGAGCTGGCAAGATTAAGATATTGTAACCTGGAAAGATTGCCGAAGCCGTATGGGATTGGGGGAGAAGTTGAATCTGTTGTACGCAAGATTGAGCGACTCCAGGTGAACGAGTCGAAAGAGAGTGGTGTTGGGACTCATGGTGCCCGAGAGACAACTTCCACTGAGGTCGAGGGCGATCACTCGGCCGGTGACCTCATCACATTCGACGCCGTCCCACGAACAACAATCTCCACTTCCATTCAGTGACCAGGATTGGACCTTTGGATATTCGCATCGCCGAATCTGTCCTGTTGGTTCTGAAACTTCTCTTGAATTCCATTAAGGCAGAGCTCTCATCCGCATGACATAGTTCCCGAGCAAACCTAGTAGGGAAGACAGAAAGTAGGAACATCCAAGTAAGCAGCAGATACAACGATAAGGCTGCCATaattttctgcttttgttttccttcttttggtcACTGAGGTGAGTTCTCGAGGGAGAGTGCGACGGAGAAGCTTTTTGTAGGCGGCAACAATTCGCTCTCTTTTCCATACTTGAGTGTTTATTTACGGTACTGCATTTCGATAAAATTTCAACATATTGCGTGGATctcattgttcttttttttttttttttttttctgttaaacCAATGTCAAGAGTTATAAGTaaatatgcctttttttttttgaaaagggaaaacaagTTGGTCACACATCCACAAGGTACAGATCTGGTCGAATTCTCGTGCATGCCGTGATTGATGTTGATCCACTAAAATGGAATCTCATACTTTTTCCATAGGAAGACTTTTGTCCGTCTCTTAGATTGACCAACGTGAGTCATTCTATAATTCTTAGGGTCATAGCGCTTTGTTTGCGCAAATATATGTCGACCTTATCTTCGACATAGGCCGGTCAAGTAATTCTCTTATCGGTACTCCTAAATATGAGGATCTCAATGGGTTTAGCAAAAGTACGCGATTCACGACAGAAAAATACGTGATTCCCGCCGAAAGGAAAGGTCTATTATGAGATCGTTAACTATTTCCTTAGTAATTTCTTACAAGCTTGTGAGTTCAGATTCAACCACTCAGGTCATAGAACACTACT
This sequence is a window from Rhodamnia argentea isolate NSW1041297 chromosome 3, ASM2092103v1, whole genome shotgun sequence. Protein-coding genes within it:
- the LOC115730401 gene encoding 60S ribosomal protein L13-1, whose translation is MVKHNNVVPSGHFRKHWQNYVKTWFNQPARKARRRLARQKKAVKIFPRPTAGPLRPVVHGQTVKYNMKVRAGKGFSLEELKAAGIPKKLAPTIGIALDHRRKNRSLEGLQANVQRLKTYKAKLVVFPRRARKFKAGDSTPEELANATQVQGTYLPIVREKPAVELVKVTDQMKSFNAYAKLRVERMNQRHVGVRMKKAAEAEKEEKK
- the LOC125314185 gene encoding receptor like protein 23-like, which encodes MWNNSKESLQYIDLSHNLLTGFENNQTDLPLPNLKYLDVSSNLLETTLPIPPPSVMIYNISSNFLSGEVPTSICQVSSLAVLDLSNNALNGTLPPCLGSVAPLIYLNLARNKFSGMIPRVYPDGCALKMIDLRENRLGGTVPRSLGNCGALEYLNLGSNEINDTFPIWLSELAYLKVIGLQSNKFHGPIEGHLSQLNFTSLQILNLSNNSFNGKLPSKLLQSSRAMKVIVGQDKLAYMNIYQRLDLSIASFRANMTFEITLMNKGTEKGISEDSR
- the LOC115732669 gene encoding putative receptor like protein 25; translated protein: MLNLSNNFLIGSIPPSLEKLTMLESLDLSMNNLVGEIPQQLASLTFLEVFNVSHNRLSGPIPRGTQFDTFGSSSFAMNEGLCGSPLPNKCKNGDNAPPPPPPPLFDVDNEEESLFDLDWKIVLAGVGVGFWVGVVLENLIIDKKSRWFLHYSKRMAKGCQKVRKALADKKICS